In Aestuariibaculum lutulentum, one DNA window encodes the following:
- a CDS encoding acyl-CoA thioesterase yields MTTVNQLIDLIKLGKTGDTTFVGNSVTIGSPHVFGGQVLAQAINAASRTGVNDRILHSMHAYFLEAGDLTKPIEYNVSIVRDGGSFSVRRVTAAQEGTTIFILSASFHKEEEGYNHQIDMPEGIKQPEELLSWTDMLDQFGDAIPSRTKSFIEVERPIEFKPVEVVNPFNKEDLPSFTHVWFKLNGDATSLDHATKQQILTYISDYNILAAAMNRHASKAHYGNTQTASLDHSMWYFRDFDFDDWMLYSIESPNTSNARGFARGNIFTRDGKLVASVTQEGLMRPIKKK; encoded by the coding sequence ATGACAACGGTTAATCAGTTAATAGATCTTATAAAATTAGGAAAAACAGGAGATACTACTTTTGTTGGTAACAGTGTAACGATTGGAAGTCCGCATGTGTTTGGTGGTCAGGTTTTGGCGCAGGCCATTAATGCCGCAAGCAGAACAGGTGTAAACGATAGAATTCTACATTCTATGCATGCTTATTTCTTAGAAGCGGGGGATTTAACAAAACCCATTGAATATAATGTAAGCATTGTCCGCGATGGTGGAAGTTTTTCGGTTCGTCGGGTTACAGCCGCTCAGGAAGGCACGACCATTTTTATTTTGTCAGCATCCTTTCATAAGGAAGAGGAAGGTTATAATCATCAAATAGATATGCCGGAAGGTATAAAACAGCCGGAAGAATTACTAAGCTGGACTGATATGCTCGATCAGTTTGGTGATGCCATTCCATCTCGTACCAAAAGTTTTATTGAAGTCGAGCGACCAATAGAGTTTAAGCCGGTGGAAGTGGTGAATCCGTTTAATAAAGAAGATTTGCCCTCTTTTACCCATGTTTGGTTTAAACTAAACGGGGATGCCACATCCTTAGATCATGCCACAAAGCAACAAATTTTAACCTACATATCAGACTATAATATTCTGGCAGCAGCCATGAACCGTCATGCCAGTAAAGCACATTATGGGAATACTCAAACGGCCAGTTTAGATCACTCGATGTGGTATTTTAGAGATTTCGATTTCGATGACTGGATGCTGTATTCTATAGAGTCGCCCAATACATCAAATGCTCGAGGTTTTGCACGAGGTAATATTTTTACCCGAGACGGCAAGCTTGTAGCGTCTGTAACTCAGGAAGGTTTAATGCGACCAATTAAAAAGAAATAA
- a CDS encoding glycerophosphodiester phosphodiesterase → MNYKGLKVGHRGALAYVAENTIESIQKALSFNVDGIEIDVHGCASGELVVFHDFTLDRMTNGTGEIGKRTLKELKEINVNEHYKIPTLEEVLDLINKTCLLNIELKGKHTAAKTCDIIETYVNEKGWKYSDFIVSSFQHHELEDVYKLNKQIPLAVLTKANVAEAIEFAETINSKIIHPNFALLTRENVNFAQSKGYKVNTWTVNDEETIARMKSYGVDGIISDYPDRI, encoded by the coding sequence ATGAATTACAAAGGTTTAAAAGTGGGACATCGAGGCGCTTTGGCATATGTAGCAGAAAACACTATCGAGTCGATACAAAAAGCATTGAGTTTTAATGTTGATGGTATTGAAATCGATGTGCATGGATGTGCTTCGGGAGAATTGGTTGTGTTTCACGATTTTACTTTAGATAGAATGACCAATGGCACAGGTGAAATTGGTAAACGGACTTTAAAAGAACTTAAAGAAATTAATGTTAACGAACATTATAAAATACCAACACTTGAAGAAGTTCTGGATTTAATAAACAAAACTTGCTTGTTGAATATTGAATTAAAAGGAAAACACACTGCAGCTAAAACCTGTGACATAATTGAAACTTATGTTAATGAGAAAGGCTGGAAGTATTCCGATTTTATCGTGTCCAGTTTTCAGCATCACGAGTTGGAAGATGTTTATAAACTGAATAAGCAAATTCCGTTGGCAGTTTTAACGAAAGCCAATGTTGCTGAAGCTATTGAATTTGCTGAAACTATTAATTCAAAAATTATTCATCCCAATTTTGCTTTATTAACTCGCGAGAACGTTAATTTTGCCCAATCAAAAGGGTATAAAGTAAATACGTGGACGGTTAATGATGAAGAAACTATAGCCAGAATGAAAAGTTATGGTGTAGATGGTATCATTTCCGACTATCCAGATAGAATATGA
- a CDS encoding BaiN/RdsA family NAD(P)/FAD-dependent oxidoreductase, which produces MKQYDVIIVGGGAAGFFAAINIAEQNPELKVVILEKAKEGLQKVKISGGGRCNVTHAEFIPQELIKNYPRGEKELLGPFHQFMTGDTIEWFEKRGVPLKIEDDGRMFPESNSSQTIIDCFLNEAKKHQVEILYSQNVSDIQPLDEGFEIHTKDEMFQCETLLIATGSSVKFWKLLENLGHAISQPVPSLFTFNINDSRIKDIPGVVASHVEVSVLGTNLYSEGPLLITHWGMSAPSILKLSAFGAVELAKLDYKFQIEINFIRQSFEDCLEELKVLKQDLAKKTVFKSTQFDLPKRLWHQLVLASNMDEETRWAELNKQQLEALAGQLIKAVFNVDGKSTFKDEFVTAGGVDLKEINFKTFESRIHKNLFFAGEVLNIDAVTGGFNFQNAWTGAYIASKAIAK; this is translated from the coding sequence ATGAAGCAATACGATGTTATTATAGTTGGCGGTGGTGCAGCTGGTTTTTTTGCGGCAATCAACATTGCGGAGCAGAATCCGGAGTTAAAAGTCGTTATTTTAGAAAAGGCAAAAGAAGGACTTCAAAAGGTGAAAATATCTGGTGGTGGTCGCTGTAATGTGACGCATGCCGAATTTATTCCGCAGGAATTAATAAAGAATTACCCGCGTGGTGAGAAGGAACTTTTAGGACCTTTCCATCAGTTTATGACAGGTGATACTATTGAATGGTTTGAAAAACGCGGCGTGCCTTTAAAAATTGAAGATGACGGACGTATGTTTCCGGAGTCGAATTCTTCACAAACTATTATCGATTGTTTTTTAAATGAAGCTAAAAAGCATCAGGTTGAGATATTGTACAGTCAGAATGTTTCAGATATTCAACCTTTAGATGAAGGATTTGAGATTCATACCAAAGACGAAATGTTTCAGTGTGAAACCTTGTTAATTGCAACCGGAAGCAGTGTGAAATTCTGGAAACTTCTTGAGAATTTAGGGCATGCCATTTCGCAACCCGTTCCGTCGTTATTTACGTTCAATATAAACGATAGCCGTATAAAAGATATTCCAGGAGTTGTGGCTTCGCATGTTGAGGTTTCGGTTTTAGGAACCAATTTGTATAGCGAAGGTCCATTGTTAATTACGCATTGGGGAATGAGTGCACCGTCTATTTTAAAGTTGTCGGCCTTTGGTGCGGTGGAGCTGGCTAAGCTGGATTATAAATTTCAAATAGAAATTAATTTTATCAGACAGTCGTTCGAAGATTGTCTGGAAGAATTAAAAGTTTTGAAACAGGATTTGGCTAAGAAAACTGTGTTCAAATCGACACAATTCGATTTGCCAAAACGCTTATGGCATCAGTTGGTGTTGGCATCTAATATGGATGAAGAAACCCGTTGGGCCGAATTAAATAAACAACAATTAGAAGCGTTGGCTGGTCAGTTAATCAAAGCCGTTTTTAATGTAGACGGAAAAAGCACCTTTAAAGATGAATTTGTAACCGCTGGTGGTGTCGATTTAAAGGAAATTAACTTTAAAACTTTTGAAAGCCGAATTCATAAAAATCTGTTTTTTGCTGGAGAAGTATTAAACATAGATGCCGTAACTGGCGGATTTAACTTTCAAAATGCCTGGACAGGCGCGTATATTGCTTCAAAGGCTATAGCAAAATGA